A genomic segment from Candidatus Poribacteria bacterium encodes:
- a CDS encoding nucleotidyltransferase family protein codes for MQAIILCGGSATRLGAAAKHTPKLLMKVKGRSILQWQCEFLKEVRVQELILATGYLHDVLQSNIGESCNGISIRYCREDKKLDTGGAIKNAMRYIQSSPFFVLNGDVLWRDFSLNEMVSTFREDMAGLLLSVWVDDSRPYGEIISSDTDQITAFLEKPTAYQSGYINAGVYLFNSKIAQAFPDSDVFSLSYDVLPKLENLHVLKTDADWIDIGSPERLQAAQQLF; via the coding sequence ATGCAAGCAATTATTTTATGCGGCGGCAGTGCAACACGCTTAGGCGCAGCCGCGAAACATACTCCCAAACTCCTTATGAAAGTCAAAGGTCGTTCTATTCTACAATGGCAGTGTGAATTCCTGAAGGAGGTTAGAGTCCAAGAACTCATCCTCGCGACTGGATACCTCCACGATGTCCTTCAAAGCAATATTGGCGAGTCTTGCAATGGTATTTCCATTCGTTATTGTAGAGAGGATAAAAAACTCGACACCGGGGGTGCTATCAAAAACGCAATGCGGTACATACAGAGTTCTCCGTTCTTTGTGCTGAACGGGGATGTCCTGTGGCGAGATTTCTCCCTCAACGAAATGGTATCTACGTTTCGAGAGGATATGGCGGGTTTACTGCTATCTGTTTGGGTGGATGACTCCCGTCCGTATGGTGAAATCATTTCTTCAGACACCGACCAGATTACGGCATTTCTGGAAAAACCTACCGCATACCAAAGTGGGTATATCAATGCCGGGGTCTACCTCTTCAACAGCAAAATTGCTCAAGCGTTTCCCGATAGCGACGTGTTTTCTCTCTCTTACGATGTCCTTCCGAAATTAGAAAATCTTCATGTTCTTAAAACCGACGCCGATTGGATAGATATCGGCTCTCCCGAACGCCTCCAGGCAGCCCAGCAACTTTTTTAG